CGGCCTTATCAATTTCATAATCGCATTCTCCTTCTATCGGTTTTCTGCCAAACTTTCTCCGAAATATAAATAAAATTGGACTGACCAACAAACATAAATTCTAATAATACAACACTCCCACCGTCAACCGCATTACAGGCCCAACATGGCAACCCCCTTCAGAACTACATTCAATTACATTTTTAAATAAAATACTATCTTGATTATTAAGGAATAAAATTAATATTCTTTTAAAAATCATCATTTGTATTGAAAAATATATTGACTGGTATATTAAAGTTTCGTAAAGTAGCGTCGTATTATCTTAATTGGTTTGACCAATTTTATTAATCATAAAAATATTTTCGGAGATGCTCAATTATGGAAACTTGGGTTCAAAACTACACGGCAATAGGAGGCAGCCTGTATCTGACAGCAGCCGCAGCCCTCTTGCCCATCATTTTTTTCTTCACTGCGCTGACCGTCCTGAAGCTGAAAGGCTATCAGGCGGGACTTTATACGCTGCTGATTGCGCTTGCCGTTGCCGTATTCGGCTTCGGGATGCCAGCGGGTATGGCGGTTTCTTCCGCGCTGTACGGCTTCGCTTACGGCTTGTGGCCGATTGCCTGGATTATCGTTACCGCCGTATTCCTATATAAAATTACCGTAAAAACAGGGCAGTTCGATATTATCCGTGCCTCCGTTATTTCAATTACAGAAGACCAACGCCTGCAAATGCTCTTGGTAGGTTTCTCTTTCGGAGCTTTCTTGGAAGGTGCGGCAGGTTTCGGCGCACCGGTGGCGATTACCGCCTCTTTGCTGGTAGGCTTGGGCTTCAATCCGCTCTACGCCGCCGGTTTGTGTTTGATTGCCAACACCGCGCCCGTGGCTTTCGGCGCGATGGGTATTCCCATCTTGGTTGCCGGTCAAGTGTCCAATCTCGACCCTTACCATATCGGTCAGGTAGCAGGCCGCCAACTTCCTATCCTGTCAGTCATCGTACCCTTCTGGCTGGTTGCCATGATGGACGGTATGCGCGGCATACGCCAAACTTGGCCTGCCGTTCTGGTTGCCGGCGTATCCTTTGCCACAACCCAATTCATTACCGCCAACTTCATCGGCCCCGAGTTGCCTGACGTTACCTCCGCATTGGTCAGCCTGATCTGCCTGTCTGCCTTCTTGAGAAAATGGCAGCCTAAAGAAATCTTTACATTCAACGGCATGAAAAAACCGTCCGAACGCAAAGCGGGCGAATACACTGCCGGACAAATCATTAAAGCTTGGTCGCCCTTTGCCATCCTGACCGTTTTCGTCAGCGTATGGACGATTAAGGGCGTAAAAGAGGCTTTGGGCGTTGCCACCATCAAATTCGACTGGCCGATGCTGCACAACTTGGTACAAAAAGCCGCGCCCATCGTCAGCGAACCGACACCATACGCCGCCGTATTCAAAATTGACTTCCTCGGCGCAGTCGGTACGGCAATCCTGTTTGCTTCCATCGTTTCCGCAATCCTGCTGAAAATGAAACCTTCCGAAGCCGTCGGCACTTTCTTTGAAACACTTAAAGAACTGCGCCTGTCCATCCTATCTATCGGTTTGGTACTCGGTTTTGCCTTTGTAGCAAACTATTCGGGATTGTCATCCATACTGGCGCTAATCCTCGCAGCGACAGGAACCGTATTCCCGTTCTTCTCACCGTTCCTTGGCTGGCTGGGCGTATTCCTGACAGGTTCGGATACTTCTGCAAATGCCTTATTCAGCTCTTTGCAGGCAAGTACGGCGCACCAAATCGGCGTTACCCCCGAGCTGACCGTTGCCGCCAATACAACCGGCGGCGTAACAGGCAAAATGATTTCCCCTCAATCCATCGCCATCGCCTGTGCGGCAGTAGGCTTGGAGGGCAAGGAATCCAACCTGTTCCGCTTCACCGTGAAACACAGCCTGATTTTCTGTAGCTTTGTCGGCCTTCTGACCCTCCTGCAGGCATATGTTTTGCCGTGGACACTGATTTTCTTTAACAAATAAAACATCCGTAAAAATGCCGTCTGAAACAGGTCATGTTTCAGACGGCATTTCTTTTGCACAGCCCATATCTTTCTTATTGATATATGTTAAAAAAAATATAATTCCCCTTTTAACATGCAAACTAGTCCTATATACTACTTAAGTAGTATTAACGTAAAACCTTCTATATAGAGAAACTGATATGAAAACTACCCACTTCCTACTCCTTCCCCTCGCAGCCGCGCTAAGTCAAGCATGGGCAGCCCCTGTTGCGGAAGAAACCGCCGAGCTCTCCCCCGTTACCGTTACCGGGACACAGCAGCAAAAAGCCAATACAGTCAAATTCAATCCTAAAGCCACCCTCCAGCCCCTACCGGCAGGGGATGGCGCAGACCTTTTACAATCTGTCCCCAACATGAGCATCATCCGCAAAGGCGGCAGCTCGGGTGATCCATTATTCCGAGGTTTGGGCGGCTCGCGCCTTGCCATCAACGCAGACGACCAATTCGTTTACGGCGGCTGTTCCAACCGCATGGACCCGCCTACTTCCTACATCCACCCAAGCACCTTTGACGAAGTTGTCGTAACCAAAGGTCCGCAAACCGTTACCCAAGGGATGGGCTTGATCAGCGGTTCGGTTCATTTCGTCCGTAAAGATCCTACCTTCCACGAACAACCCTACTCCTTCAACGGCAGCACCACATTGGGCAGCAGCGGCAGACGCGATGCCTCCTTTGAAGCAGGTGCGGGCGGCAAATACGGTTATGCCCGCCTCAATGTCTCACACAACGAATCCGACGACTATAAAGACGGGGCAGGCAACCGCGTACATTCCAACTTCAAACGCGACGGCCAAATGGTTCAGTTGGGCGTTACCCCGACCAAAAACACCACCATCGCCGGTACATACGAACGCAGCCGCGGTAAGGCTGCCTACGCCGACCGCATGATGGACGGCAGCAAATTCGACCGCGACGCATGGAATGTCCGCATCAGCCAACGCAATATCACACCCTGGTTGAGCGAAATCGAGGCACGCTACGGATCCAGCGAAATCGACCACGTGATGGACACCTACAGCCTGCGCCCCGTCGGTATGATGGGCAAGGCAGCCATTAACCCCAAACGCCGCACCGATACCGGCAATCTGAAAGCCACTTTCGATTGGGACAACGTCAACCTTCAAACCGGCATCGACTATATGCGCGACCGCCATACCGAACGATCAGGCGATGAAAAATTCACCGAAAAAGCATATGCTCCGACACAAAGCTTTGACCAACTGGGCGGCTTTGCCGAAGCGGCTTGGCAACGTACCGACAAGCAAAAACTGATTGCCGGTTTGCGGCACGACCAAGTAACAGGCACATACGAAGACAAGGCCGACTCCGATCCCCTCAAAAAAACCAAATATCCTTTGACTTCCGGCTTTTTCCGTTTCGAGCAAACAACAGGCAATACCAAATACTACGCAGGTTTAGGCATCGCCCAACGTGCGCCCGACTACTGGGAACGCAAAAAATCCGAAAACCTCCGCAAAGAAACCAACCGTCAACTTGATGCAGGGCTGATTTGGAACAGTGGAAATTGGCACGTCTCCGCCTCTGTGTTTGCAGGTAAAGTTGACGACTTCATCATTGTTGAGACAAAACCGATGATGATGCATCATGCCGCTGGCAGCACGACGGCACATAGCCATATGGCACACCATCACGCAGGACACTCTGGCCATACTCCGACGGCACCGGCAACAGGCGGACACCCCGGCAGCCATGCTCCGACAGCTCCGGCGACAGGCGGACACTCTGGCACACCGGCAGCAGGCGGACACTCCGGTCATCATCATGGTGCAGACTTAAGCGCGCGCAATATCGATGCCATCCGTCTAGGCGGCGAAATTGAAGTGAAATGGCAGTTTGCACCAAACTGGAGCATAGCCAGCAACCTAGCCTATACCTACGGTAAAAACCGTACCGATGGCAAACCGTTGGCACAAACACCTCCGCTCGAATGGAACAACACCCTTGCCTTCGACAACGGCAAATTCAGCGCGGGCGCATTGTGGAAAGTCGTTGCCAAACAAAACCGCTACGCCAAAGGACAGGGCAACATCATCGGTCAGGACATCGGCGCATCCGCAGGCTTTGGCGTACTTTCCGTCAATGCAGGTTGGAAATTCAACAAATACGCCACCCTGCAAGGCGGCGTGGACAACGTCTTTAACAAAACCTATGCCGAATTCGTCAGCAGAAGCGGAGGATTTGTCGATCCTGCCGCCGGCATCAAAACCACCCGCGTGAACGAACCCGGCCGTACCGCCTGGTTAAGGCTGCAAGCCAAGTTCTAAACGCTTGCATTTTAAAATGCCGTCTGAAACAGAGTCCGTTTCAGACGGCATTTTTTGTAAGATGTAACAATCCGACAGCACGCTAGCATTTCCTTTTGCCCCTCCTATAATGGGTTATAGTGGATTAACAAAAACCAGTACGGCGTTGCCTCGCCTTAGCTCAAAGAGAACGATTCTCTAAGGTGCTGAAGCACCAAGTGAATCGGTTCCGTACTATTTGTACTGTCTGCGGCTTCGTCGCCTTGTCCTGATTTTTGTTAATCCACTATAATATAAATACTTATAACTAGATAACTATATATATTTTGACAACAGTCAAACTAATCCTAAATAATATTTACACTAACTAGTATAATTACAACATTTTGCTAAAATCCTGCCGCCAAACCACCAAAAGGAAAAATCATGCATACACCCCCCCCCCGCCCTTCACGCACTGCGCTTGCCGTATCATCCGCACTCATGCTGTTATGCGCCGCGCACGTCTCCGCCGCAGACATTGCCGCCCTTCCGGAAATACACGTCAAAGAACTGGGAAAACAAACGGCTTCCAACTACACCATCCCCGCTTCTTCCGCCGCCACAGGCATCAAGCTGACCCAGCGTGAAACACCGCAATCCCTGTCTGTCATAACGGCAAAACAAATCGAAGACCAAGGCTTGGACAGTCTGCAGGACGTATTGAAACAAACACCGGGCGTGTTCCACAGCAAAATGGGCAACAACGTCTCCGGCCACAGCCAGTTTATTTCGCGCAGTCAGGCGATTGACAGCATTTCCGTAGATGGCGCGCCCAAATTCCTTTACGAGGGTAAAGCCATCCGCCGCAGTACCAACAATCTGGACAGCAC
Above is a window of Neisseria sp. Marseille-Q6792 DNA encoding:
- a CDS encoding lactate permease LctP family transporter — protein: METWVQNYTAIGGSLYLTAAAALLPIIFFFTALTVLKLKGYQAGLYTLLIALAVAVFGFGMPAGMAVSSALYGFAYGLWPIAWIIVTAVFLYKITVKTGQFDIIRASVISITEDQRLQMLLVGFSFGAFLEGAAGFGAPVAITASLLVGLGFNPLYAAGLCLIANTAPVAFGAMGIPILVAGQVSNLDPYHIGQVAGRQLPILSVIVPFWLVAMMDGMRGIRQTWPAVLVAGVSFATTQFITANFIGPELPDVTSALVSLICLSAFLRKWQPKEIFTFNGMKKPSERKAGEYTAGQIIKAWSPFAILTVFVSVWTIKGVKEALGVATIKFDWPMLHNLVQKAAPIVSEPTPYAAVFKIDFLGAVGTAILFASIVSAILLKMKPSEAVGTFFETLKELRLSILSIGLVLGFAFVANYSGLSSILALILAATGTVFPFFSPFLGWLGVFLTGSDTSANALFSSLQASTAHQIGVTPELTVAANTTGGVTGKMISPQSIAIACAAVGLEGKESNLFRFTVKHSLIFCSFVGLLTLLQAYVLPWTLIFFNK
- a CDS encoding TonB-dependent receptor; the encoded protein is MKTTHFLLLPLAAALSQAWAAPVAEETAELSPVTVTGTQQQKANTVKFNPKATLQPLPAGDGADLLQSVPNMSIIRKGGSSGDPLFRGLGGSRLAINADDQFVYGGCSNRMDPPTSYIHPSTFDEVVVTKGPQTVTQGMGLISGSVHFVRKDPTFHEQPYSFNGSTTLGSSGRRDASFEAGAGGKYGYARLNVSHNESDDYKDGAGNRVHSNFKRDGQMVQLGVTPTKNTTIAGTYERSRGKAAYADRMMDGSKFDRDAWNVRISQRNITPWLSEIEARYGSSEIDHVMDTYSLRPVGMMGKAAINPKRRTDTGNLKATFDWDNVNLQTGIDYMRDRHTERSGDEKFTEKAYAPTQSFDQLGGFAEAAWQRTDKQKLIAGLRHDQVTGTYEDKADSDPLKKTKYPLTSGFFRFEQTTGNTKYYAGLGIAQRAPDYWERKKSENLRKETNRQLDAGLIWNSGNWHVSASVFAGKVDDFIIVETKPMMMHHAAGSTTAHSHMAHHHAGHSGHTPTAPATGGHPGSHAPTAPATGGHSGTPAAGGHSGHHHGADLSARNIDAIRLGGEIEVKWQFAPNWSIASNLAYTYGKNRTDGKPLAQTPPLEWNNTLAFDNGKFSAGALWKVVAKQNRYAKGQGNIIGQDIGASAGFGVLSVNAGWKFNKYATLQGGVDNVFNKTYAEFVSRSGGFVDPAAGIKTTRVNEPGRTAWLRLQAKF